The nucleotide window GGAGCCGCCAGGCGTTGTTTTTGGAGAAATCCTCCCACTGCAGAATGACATGCGGCCATCGGGTTTTCACGGCTTGGACAAACGAATCGATGTAGCGGTCGTAGTCTTCCCCTTGAAGCCGTTGATGCCGCCAACCCAGGTACAGGGGATCGTTCAGGAGATCGGTGTTATTGGTGCCGACATCTAAGAGAATCGGCAACGTTTTACGCGGATGAAGTCCGGCGCAAAGCGAATAAAGCGCGAGCTTGCCGATCGGGATCCCCATTCCGCCGACCCCTAAATCTCCCAGACCCAGGATGCGCTCGCCATCGGTCACGACAATGACCTCCATATCCTCCGGCGCATTCGCTTTTAAGAGGTCAAGGATCGGGCGCGGATTGGGATAGGAAAGATAAAGGCCCAGCGCCCGGCTGAAAATGTGGCTGAACTTCTGGCAGGCTTCGCCAACGGTCGGCGTGTAAATAATCGGGACCATCTCGGCAATATGCGTTTGCACCAGGCGATAAAAAAGCGTCTCGTTGCAGTCCTGCAAAGCGGCCAGGTAAAGGTACTTCTCGAGGGGCGTTTCTTTCTTTTTGAAATTCTCGTACGTCTGCTGCAGTTGTTCTTCCAGGGTGGAAACATGGGCCGGAAGCAAGCCGGTCAGCTCAAATTCTTTTCGCTCGTCTTCGGTGAAAGCGGTCCCTTTGTTGAAAAAGGAGTCGGCCAACAGGGAACGGCCATAGAGAGACGTTGAAATCGGAGTTCCGTTCGTTTTGGAGAAATGACTCGTCATATCGGTTCCTCCCTGAGGCCCTGCGGAGCTTTCTTGAACCTTCAAATAAAGCTATTATCCAAATAGTAGCAATGAAAGCAAGGACCCGCGGCGGATGAGTTCATCGCCGCAGGTCCCGTCGAAGAGGAATAGCGAACGGGAGGGGACGATGCCCATCGACGATGACGATCTGAAACACCTGGAGGAATCGTTGGTCCATGATGAAGACGACGAGCCTCAACCGGAGGGCTGGGGCATCTATGCAACACCAAAGTTCCTGGCGCGCGTCACGTTGATTGCCTATGCGATCATGATCGCGTTCGTTTTGGGGGCCCTGTGTTATTCCGGCTCGCACATCCCGGTTATTTTTATGCCGGGATCGCTGGTTGTGGCGCTCCCCTTTGCGCTCGTCGGGCTGTACCTGAATTGGGTCAGTGAATCGGAATCCGTTCTCGCGAAAAAGCGAACAACTCAGGGGCGTCTGGTCGCTGGTTTTGCGGTCTGGTTCGTGTTGCAGGCAGCGACCGTTTTGATTTGGCTCGGGATCGTCCGCGCGTTCAGCCTGCGTTAGCGCGAGTGTTCCGGTCTCCCCTGAAACGCGTTTACTGGGAGACAACCGCCAGCTGTAACCTGCGCTGCATCCATTGTCGGCGCCTGGACGCGTTGGACCATCCTTCTCCTGAAGAGCTTTCCACCCGGGAAGCGAAAAATCTCATTCATAACATCCGACAGGTCGGCCGCCCGGTGTTCATCTTTTCCGGCGGGGAGCCGCTCGTCCGGAACGATTTCTTTGAACTCGCGGCCTATGCGAACGAACAAGGTTTACCCATCGCCCTGGCCACCAACGGCACGTTGGTCACCGCTCCGCTGGCCGAACGCCTTCACCAAACCGGAATTTATTACGCCTCTATTTCTTTGGATGGAGCAACCCCCGGGATGCACGACTATTTCCGGGGGACAGGAGCGTTTGAAAAAGCTCTCACCGGGATGGTTTTTTTACAGAAGGCCGGGATTAAAGTTCAGATTAATTTCACGGTTACGCGCAAAAATGTGAGCGAGCTTCCCTCGGTGGTCACGTTAGCCAAGCGCCAGGGAGCCACCGCTCTTTATCTGTTTTTGCTGGTTCCGGTCGGATGTGGTGCCCAGATCGCAGACGCACAGATGCTGAATGCACAGGAAGTGGAAGCGTGGCTGCGCTGGGTGAATGAAACGAATCACCAGGGGGCTCTTCCTTTGAGGGCGATCTGCGCGCCGCATTATTACCGCGTCGAGCGCCAGCTTTCAAACGATTCGTTTCCGCCGGAGACGGCCAACGAGCGAAAAGGCTGTCTGGCCGGTCTTCACATGTGTTTTGTCTCCCATAAAGGGGAGGTGTTTCCCTGCGGCTATTTGCCGGTGGAAGCCGGGAATGTGAAGAAGAGCTCCTTCCCTGAGATTTGGACCGATTCCGCCGTGCTGTCGGCGTTGCGGGATCCGGACCGCCTGACCGGACGCTGCGGGGCGTGCGAGTTCAAGGTCATTTGCGGCGGCTGCCGCGCCCGGGGGTTCTTTGCCACCGGCGATTTTCAGTCGGAAGAGCCGTACTGTGTTTACGAACCCAGTTCTAGTAACGCCAGAGGTGGAAACGGGCTTTGATTTCAGGGCGTTCCTGAAAAAGCCAGCTGAGAAGTGTGCTGAAGGCTGAAAAAAGGAGCGAGCCCAGGATCGCCCAGGTGTAATTCTTGATCATGATTGGCGGGATGATATAACCCAGGCTGAAGAAGATTGCCGCATTCAACAGGATCGTAAAAAGGCCGAGCGTGAGGATGTTCAAAGGAAGGGTGAGAAACAGGAGAACCGGACGGACGAACGCGTTCAACAACCCCAGCACGAGCGCCCCCAGCCAGTAGGCATGCCAGTTGGTTACCCAAATCCCCGGCAGCAACTTGACGGTCACGATAAACGCCACCGTGCTGCTGAGCCAGCGAAGTAAGAAAACTTTCATTACAAGAGTTCCTGTTGGCCTGGTTCAGGAGCTTTGGGTTGACGAATCGACGCCTGAACACGCGCGCGGTCGAGTGCCTGGTTCAGTAGCCGGTCGGCCCGCGAAATGAGAGGATGTTCGCGCGGCACCTGCCGGAACGTGACAGACTCGAACCCTGCTGCCACGGATTTTACTTTTTCTGCCAGGCTTTTCAGCGTTAAATCCTTGATGCGATAAACCCCCTGCAGCTGAAAAATGATCAGTTCGCTGTCCCCATAACAGATCACCCGTTTTGCCCTGTGTTTCTTGGCGGTTTCAAGCGCGGCCAGCATCGCGCGATACTCCGCCTGGTTGTTTGTGGCTTCACCGATGCAGCGGGCGGTCTCTTCCAAGACCCGGTCCTGATCGTCACAGAGAACCACTCCGATGGCGGCCGGCCCCGGGTTGCCCCGGGCCCCTCCATCCGAGTACGTATGCAGAAGAGTAGTCACCGGTAATTCGTGAACTGGAGCGGAAGGCCAAAGTCCTGGCCGCGCAAAAGTGTGATCACCGATTGAAGGTCGTCTTTTGACTTGCTGGTGACGCGCAGCTGATCGCCCTGGATACTGGCCTGTGCCTTGATCTTGCTGTCCTTGATGACGCGAACAATCTCTTTGGCCTTTTCCGAGGCAATCCCTTGCGTGAGTTTGACCCCCTGCCGCACCGTGCCGCCTTCCGCCGGCTCGGTCGGCTGGAACTCAAGCGCCTTCAGCGACACGCCGCGCTTGGCTAGTTTGCTCTGAAGGACATCCACAACGCTTTTCAACTTGTGTTCATCGTCGGAACAAAGCGTCAGTTTTCCCTCTTTTTTATCCCAATCAATCCGGGAAACGCTTCCCTTGAAATCAAAACGGGTCTGGATTTCCTTGTTGGCCTGGTGGACGGCATTTTCAACTTCCTGCAGATCCAGCTTGGAGACGACATCGAATGAAAAATCCTGCGGCATAAGTCTACCCCCCTGTTCTTAACGCGCTCATCCGCGCGGTTTCCGGTCGCCGAGAAATTCGGCCGGTCGCTCGGCCCCTTTTTTGAAATAAAACCGGATCGCTTCCAGTATGCGGGGAGACGCCTGGCCGTCTCCGTAGGGATTCACCGCGTTGGCCATGCGCGCATAGGCGCGCGGGTCCGACAAGAGGCCGGACACATCGCGGAAAACATCCGATTCGTCCACCCCGATCACTTTGGCGGTCCCTGCTTCGGCGGCCTCCGGCCGTTCCGTCACTTTGCGCAGAACCAGAACCGGTTTCCCCAGCGCGGGAGCTTCTTCCTGAATACCGCCGGAGTCCGTCACCACCAGAGTAGACGCCTTCATGAGGTTCACAAGATCCAGGTAATCGACTGGTGGAATCAGATGAATCCGGTTGTGGCCCCCCAGAATTTCGCGAGCCGGTTTTTGAACATTGGGGTTGAGATGAACGGGATAAATGATCGAAACGTCCGGGTGATGGTCTACCACACGGCGCAGGGCGCGGAAAACATTTTCCAGGGGCTGGCCGTGATTCTCGCGCCGGTGCGCGGTTACGAGAATCAAGCGGGAGGTTGATGAATCGGCAGCTTTTTTCCCCGTAGCAAAAAGATTCTTCAGCGTGGGGTCCGTCCATTGGTGCGGCTCTTGGATGGCGATGGAAAGCGCATCCGTCACGGTGTTCCCCGTCACAAAAAGTCCCTCAGGACAGATGTTTTCCCGGAGCAGGTTTTCTTTGGCCCGGTGCGTGGGCGCAAAGTGCAGCGCGCAGAGGTGGTCCGCCAGGACCCGGCTCGATTCTTCAGGAAAAGGATTTTCCATGTCATAAGAACGCAGGCCCGCTTCCACGTGTCCCGTGGGGATTTTATGGTAAAAGGCCGTCAACGCCGCCGCGAAGGTGGTCACAGTATCGCCGTGGACGAGGATCAGATCCGGCTTTTCCTTGTCCAGGATGGGGCCCAGCTGGGCGATGACTTCCGTCACGATGTAATCCAGGCTCTGGTTCTGCTGCATGACGTTGAGATCGTAGTCAGAGGCGATATGGAAAAGATCCAGCACCTGGTCCAGCATGCTCCGGTGCTGCGCGGTAACGGCCACGATGGTTTTGAAATCATCGGGACATTTGCGCAAGGCCTGCACGACCGGAGCCATCTTGATGGCTTCCGGCCGGGTCCCGAAGACGCAGATCACTTTTAAAGGTGCGGACATACAGGCTCCCTGGCTAACGGATCGGAACGATGGCGATAAAAATCGCCGCGACGGA belongs to Elusimicrobiota bacterium and includes:
- a CDS encoding ribonuclease HI family protein, whose protein sequence is MTTLLHTYSDGGARGNPGPAAIGVVLCDDQDRVLEETARCIGEATNNQAEYRAMLAALETAKKHRAKRVICYGDSELIIFQLQGVYRIKDLTLKSLAEKVKSVAAGFESVTFRQVPREHPLISRADRLLNQALDRARVQASIRQPKAPEPGQQELL
- a CDS encoding phage holin family protein translates to MKVFLLRWLSSTVAFIVTVKLLPGIWVTNWHAYWLGALVLGLLNAFVRPVLLFLTLPLNILTLGLFTILLNAAIFFSLGYIIPPIMIKNYTWAILGSLLFSAFSTLLSWLFQERPEIKARFHLWRY
- a CDS encoding YajQ family cyclic di-GMP-binding protein, whose product is MPQDFSFDVVSKLDLQEVENAVHQANKEIQTRFDFKGSVSRIDWDKKEGKLTLCSDDEHKLKSVVDVLQSKLAKRGVSLKALEFQPTEPAEGGTVRQGVKLTQGIASEKAKEIVRVIKDSKIKAQASIQGDQLRVTSKSKDDLQSVITLLRGQDFGLPLQFTNYR
- the wecB gene encoding UDP-N-acetylglucosamine 2-epimerase (non-hydrolyzing) produces the protein MSAPLKVICVFGTRPEAIKMAPVVQALRKCPDDFKTIVAVTAQHRSMLDQVLDLFHIASDYDLNVMQQNQSLDYIVTEVIAQLGPILDKEKPDLILVHGDTVTTFAAALTAFYHKIPTGHVEAGLRSYDMENPFPEESSRVLADHLCALHFAPTHRAKENLLRENICPEGLFVTGNTVTDALSIAIQEPHQWTDPTLKNLFATGKKAADSSTSRLILVTAHRRENHGQPLENVFRALRRVVDHHPDVSIIYPVHLNPNVQKPAREILGGHNRIHLIPPVDYLDLVNLMKASTLVVTDSGGIQEEAPALGKPVLVLRKVTERPEAAEAGTAKVIGVDESDVFRDVSGLLSDPRAYARMANAVNPYGDGQASPRILEAIRFYFKKGAERPAEFLGDRKPRG
- a CDS encoding radical SAM protein, whose translation is MFRSPLKRVYWETTASCNLRCIHCRRLDALDHPSPEELSTREAKNLIHNIRQVGRPVFIFSGGEPLVRNDFFELAAYANEQGLPIALATNGTLVTAPLAERLHQTGIYYASISLDGATPGMHDYFRGTGAFEKALTGMVFLQKAGIKVQINFTVTRKNVSELPSVVTLAKRQGATALYLFLLVPVGCGAQIADAQMLNAQEVEAWLRWVNETNHQGALPLRAICAPHYYRVERQLSNDSFPPETANERKGCLAGLHMCFVSHKGEVFPCGYLPVEAGNVKKSSFPEIWTDSAVLSALRDPDRLTGRCGACEFKVICGGCRARGFFATGDFQSEEPYCVYEPSSSNARGGNGL